One stretch of Cryomorphaceae bacterium DNA includes these proteins:
- a CDS encoding 1,2-phenylacetyl-CoA epoxidase subunit A, which translates to MEEQEKLARFQERIDSGQKIEPKDWMPERYRKQLTRMISQHAHSEIVGMLPEGNWITRAPSLRRKVALLAKVQDEAGHGLYLYSAVETLGVTREDVINEYLEGRAKYSSIFNYPTLTWADIGAIGWLVDGAAIINQTMLARGSYGPYSRAMVRICKEESFHNRQGYEIIYTLAQGTPEQKKMAQDALNRWWQPAIQMVGPPDDNSPNSAETMRWQIKVESNDVIRQRFIDRTVPQAHAAGLTIPDDQLKFNEETGHWETGPIDWDEFWRVVKGNGPCNRKRIQDRINAEREGQWVLEAAAAYAKKQGKKQLTLTE; encoded by the coding sequence ATGGAAGAACAGGAAAAATTAGCACGATTTCAGGAGAGGATTGACTCTGGTCAGAAGATTGAGCCGAAAGACTGGATGCCTGAACGATACCGCAAACAGCTCACGCGTATGATTTCGCAACACGCGCACTCGGAGATTGTGGGCATGTTACCGGAGGGAAACTGGATTACCCGCGCGCCGAGTTTGCGCAGGAAAGTTGCCCTACTTGCCAAGGTGCAGGATGAAGCGGGTCACGGCCTCTACCTGTACAGTGCGGTGGAGACCCTCGGTGTAACCCGTGAGGATGTCATCAACGAATACCTCGAGGGCCGCGCCAAATACTCGTCTATTTTCAACTACCCCACCCTTACCTGGGCCGATATAGGCGCCATTGGCTGGTTGGTGGATGGTGCTGCCATCATCAACCAAACGATGCTTGCACGGGGCTCCTACGGGCCTTACAGCCGGGCCATGGTGCGTATCTGCAAGGAAGAGAGTTTCCACAACCGCCAGGGTTACGAAATTATCTACACCCTTGCGCAGGGCACGCCCGAGCAGAAAAAGATGGCGCAGGATGCCTTAAACCGCTGGTGGCAGCCAGCCATTCAGATGGTTGGCCCGCCCGACGACAATTCGCCCAACTCGGCCGAAACCATGCGCTGGCAAATCAAGGTGGAGAGCAACGATGTAATTCGCCAGCGCTTTATTGACCGCACGGTGCCTCAAGCGCACGCAGCGGGCCTCACCATACCCGACGACCAGTTGAAATTCAACGAAGAAACCGGCCACTGGGAAACCGGCCCGATTGATTGGGACGAGTTCTGGCGCGTGGTGAAGGGCAACGGCCCCTGCAACCGAAAGCGCATTCAGGACCGCATCAATGCCGAGCGCGAAGGTCAATGGGTGCTTGAAGCTGCCGCGGCCTACGCCAAAAAACAAGGTAAAAAACAACTTACACTAACCGAGTAA
- a CDS encoding methyltransferase domain-containing protein, with protein sequence MENLFWPDLSQRLEHDERIDDPSFSGEELQRVVRHFRWINRWFGNYRQTRRAVLKIVQELPKNAEIHIVDVGCGGGDLMCHLQQRLQKQGYTVRFTGIDQNPNMIQLAKHSVCNPQSFSWIKESVFDDPIEMPKCQLLISSHFMYRLNKDEWSHVLSRWQKNVSHGMVFSELRRSRLSYGLFYLFSAIAFPRGTTRSDGLLAIRRAYRTGEVEPLLADMPGASVRRTPWFRQIIVVPSAA encoded by the coding sequence ATGGAGAACCTGTTCTGGCCTGATTTATCCCAACGCCTTGAGCACGACGAACGCATTGATGATCCCTCTTTTTCGGGCGAGGAATTACAGCGTGTGGTACGCCATTTCAGGTGGATCAACCGCTGGTTTGGTAACTACCGCCAAACCCGGCGTGCCGTGCTGAAAATTGTGCAGGAGCTCCCCAAAAACGCGGAGATACACATTGTGGATGTGGGCTGCGGAGGAGGGGATTTGATGTGCCACCTTCAGCAGCGACTCCAAAAGCAAGGCTATACGGTGCGGTTCACCGGCATCGATCAGAATCCGAACATGATTCAGCTCGCGAAACACTCGGTTTGCAACCCGCAGTCCTTCTCCTGGATAAAGGAAAGTGTGTTTGATGACCCAATTGAAATGCCAAAATGCCAGCTATTAATATCCTCTCACTTCATGTATCGCTTGAATAAAGATGAATGGAGCCATGTGCTTTCACGATGGCAGAAAAACGTATCGCATGGCATGGTGTTCAGCGAGCTTAGAAGGAGTCGCTTGAGCTACGGTTTGTTCTACCTGTTCTCGGCGATAGCTTTTCCGCGGGGCACTACACGTTCTGATGGGCTGCTAGCCATCCGCCGCGCCTACCGCACAGGGGAGGTGGAACCTTTGCTCGCAGACATGCCCGGCGCGTCGGTTCGGCGCACACCGTGGTTTCGTCAGATTATCGTCGTACCTTCCGCTGCATGA
- a CDS encoding NAD(P)/FAD-dependent oxidoreductase encodes MLNVKNAENQDIFTDVVVLGGGLAGLSAACSLALRGRSVVLIEKKKYPRHKVCGEYVSNEVLPILKKFGFNPFDFGALAMKRMMLSAPSGTFLESKLPLGAFSLSRYELDFQFSERARALGVDVRLGVQALKVQPLDEGYEVQTGQSTLRCKYVVGAFGKTSNLRTAGGPGTPSRSPFVGVKRHVELAFPDDLVALHNFKGGYCGVSRVENNLVNICYLARAADVHKAGGLPEFEERVLHQNPHLRRVLTEAIDVFPRPMAISNFTMGSGEPVQNGVFMAGDAAGMISPLCGNGMAMAITAGYVLGEQLAEGLAVRARPEALQKQYAAYWNKQFKSRLAWGNRLQWLFGQPAVANMALGAAKLMPSVVTSIIKKTHGEPVLA; translated from the coding sequence TTGCTCAACGTGAAAAACGCAGAAAATCAAGACATATTTACCGACGTGGTTGTGTTGGGGGGCGGTCTGGCCGGACTCTCGGCGGCATGCAGTCTTGCCCTTCGCGGACGAAGTGTGGTGCTGATCGAAAAGAAAAAGTACCCCCGACACAAGGTTTGTGGCGAGTATGTTTCCAATGAGGTGCTCCCCATTCTGAAGAAGTTTGGTTTCAATCCGTTTGACTTTGGTGCGCTGGCCATGAAACGCATGATGCTGAGCGCGCCCTCGGGAACTTTCCTGGAGTCTAAATTGCCGCTCGGAGCCTTTAGTCTGAGTCGCTACGAGCTGGATTTTCAGTTTTCGGAGCGCGCAAGGGCTCTTGGAGTGGATGTCCGCCTCGGCGTGCAGGCCCTTAAAGTGCAGCCGCTCGATGAAGGCTATGAGGTGCAGACCGGACAATCTACCCTGCGTTGCAAATACGTGGTTGGAGCTTTTGGAAAAACCAGCAATCTGCGCACTGCAGGAGGTCCGGGTACTCCCTCACGAAGTCCCTTTGTGGGCGTGAAACGCCATGTAGAACTTGCTTTCCCCGACGACCTTGTAGCGCTGCACAATTTCAAAGGTGGCTATTGCGGAGTGTCGCGGGTAGAAAACAACCTTGTTAACATTTGCTACCTGGCCCGGGCTGCCGATGTGCACAAGGCCGGTGGGTTGCCGGAATTCGAAGAGCGTGTGTTGCATCAAAACCCTCACCTTCGCAGAGTACTCACCGAAGCTATTGATGTTTTTCCGCGCCCCATGGCCATCTCCAATTTTACCATGGGAAGCGGCGAGCCCGTGCAAAACGGTGTTTTTATGGCCGGCGACGCAGCGGGTATGATCAGTCCGCTGTGCGGCAACGGCATGGCCATGGCAATTACCGCCGGCTATGTGCTGGGTGAGCAGCTTGCGGAAGGTTTGGCGGTGCGCGCGCGGCCGGAAGCCTTGCAAAAGCAATACGCTGCTTATTGGAACAAGCAATTCAAATCGCGACTTGCCTGGGGAAATCGCCTGCAGTGGCTGTTTGGTCAGCCGGCTGTTGCGAACATGGCATTGGGAGCGGCAAAGCTGATGCCTTCAGTGGTTACTTCCATCATCAAAAAAACACATGGAGAACCTGTTCTGGCCTGA
- a CDS encoding methyltransferase domain-containing protein has protein sequence MMPSFAQRATLPERMDASDADPAEVARTVKYIDFTHRTLGGYRVIQNGLLKLLQAFPEGSKARILDVGCGAGYQLKYLLSNKKLKNWKCEFTGLDISSGSIAEAQRLLADTEVRFVCSDALDSDFDYASYDIVVCSLFLHHLSDEQIRRLLSLWNKSKVHVLINDLHRSPMAWLLFRLFALFTAAPAMARYDGALSVRKGFARNELLDFCRTAGYTRIHLRWRWAFRYELMPGHE, from the coding sequence ATGATGCCATCCTTTGCACAACGCGCAACGCTTCCTGAGAGAATGGACGCCTCCGACGCCGATCCTGCGGAAGTAGCACGCACCGTAAAGTACATTGACTTTACCCATCGCACGCTGGGTGGTTACCGTGTCATCCAAAACGGACTGCTCAAACTCCTGCAAGCCTTCCCGGAGGGTAGCAAGGCGCGTATTCTCGATGTAGGTTGTGGGGCCGGATATCAGTTAAAGTATTTGTTGAGCAATAAAAAACTAAAAAACTGGAAATGTGAATTTACGGGCTTGGATATAAGTTCGGGTTCTATCGCCGAAGCACAGCGTCTTTTGGCTGATACAGAGGTGAGATTTGTATGCAGTGATGCGTTGGATTCCGATTTTGATTACGCCTCATACGACATTGTGGTTTGCAGCTTATTTTTACATCACCTGAGCGACGAACAAATCAGGCGGTTACTCAGTTTGTGGAACAAAAGCAAAGTACACGTGTTGATTAACGACTTACACCGCTCACCCATGGCCTGGCTGCTTTTTCGCTTGTTTGCATTGTTTACTGCTGCGCCCGCAATGGCCCGCTACGACGGCGCGTTGTCGGTGCGCAAAGGATTCGCGCGCAATGAACTTCTCGACTTTTGCCGTACTGCCGGATATACACGCATCCACCTCCGATGGCGGTGGGCCTTTCGTTACGAATTAATGCCCGGACATGAGTAA